A single Candidatus Nezhaarchaeota archaeon DNA region contains:
- a CDS encoding glycosyltransferase family 2 protein, protein MGLVDDKGFELSVVVPTFNERDNIGELIERIERALEGVRFEIVVVDDNSPDGTAEVAGKLGELYGNVRVVKRPGKLGLGPAIVDGISASKASVIAVLDADLQHPPELLPAMLARVRGGYDLVIASRFAHGGGVEGWSVLRKLASKVAGAIARLTLPRARQVRDVMSGYFMFKREILSGVELRPRGFKILLEIVVKGAWARAVEVPYTFKPRSRGRSKLSLTETLAYLRHVLELSSYRPLKFAAVGALGVVVNEGLLHALIQLLPLHLAGLISIEASILNNFALNDSWTFRDRRAGRWIARCAKYHAAVFLGALVNYVTLLALAGLAGLHYLVANLLGILLGFAVKYSIGELFVWRAAAWLRG, encoded by the coding sequence GTGGGCCTCGTGGATGACAAGGGCTTTGAGCTCTCCGTAGTAGTGCCCACCTTCAATGAGAGGGACAACATAGGGGAGCTTATAGAGCGCATCGAGAGGGCCTTGGAGGGCGTGAGGTTTGAGATAGTGGTCGTCGACGATAATAGCCCAGACGGCACCGCTGAGGTTGCGGGTAAGCTGGGGGAGCTCTACGGCAACGTCAGGGTCGTTAAGAGGCCTGGGAAGCTCGGCCTAGGCCCAGCGATCGTAGACGGCATCTCAGCGTCTAAGGCCAGCGTCATAGCTGTGCTCGATGCTGACCTACAACACCCACCTGAGCTCCTCCCAGCTATGCTAGCTAGGGTGAGGGGTGGCTACGACCTCGTCATAGCCTCCCGCTTCGCTCACGGCGGAGGCGTTGAGGGGTGGAGCGTCCTTAGGAAGCTGGCCTCAAAGGTAGCCGGGGCGATAGCTAGGCTTACTCTGCCTAGGGCTAGGCAAGTGAGGGACGTAATGTCAGGCTACTTCATGTTTAAGAGGGAGATCCTAAGCGGCGTTGAGCTGAGGCCTAGGGGGTTTAAGATACTGCTCGAGATAGTTGTTAAAGGCGCTTGGGCTAGGGCTGTCGAGGTCCCGTACACCTTTAAGCCTAGGTCTAGGGGGAGGAGCAAGCTGAGCTTGACGGAGACCCTGGCCTACCTACGCCACGTCCTAGAGCTAAGTAGCTACCGCCCGCTTAAGTTCGCAGCCGTGGGCGCGCTGGGGGTAGTGGTCAACGAGGGGCTCCTCCACGCCCTTATACAACTCCTCCCCCTACACCTCGCCGGCTTAATCTCTATCGAAGCCTCTATCCTAAACAACTTCGCCCTAAACGACTCCTGGACCTTTAGGGATCGGAGGGCTGGCCGCTGGATAGCTAGGTGCGCCAAGTACCACGCAGCGGTGTTCCTCGGGGCGCTAGTCAACTACGTGACCCTACTAGCTCTAGCCGGCCTCGCGGGCTTACACTACTTAGTCGCCAACCTCCTAGGGATCCTCCTAGGCTTCGCTGTTAAGTACTCTATAGGTGAACTCTTCGTCTGGAGGGCTGCTGCATGGCTGAGGGGG
- the hacA gene encoding homoaconitase large subunit, whose protein sequence is MGMTATEKILAKASGRREVSPGEIVVAKVDVAMIHDFTGPMAVRAFRSMNAARVWDPSRVVVIFDHQVPASTLQAAEFHRMLRDFVKEQGIANFYDVGMGGICHQVLPEEGFAVPGSVIVGADSHTTTYGALGAFATGVGSTDMAAVLATGELWFRVPEALKVRAEGLLKPPVSAKDLVLEVARRIGVDGASYMAMEYKGEAVEEMSIDGRMTLCNMAVEMGAKNGIVEPDGKTEAYLKGRARLPYVMVRSDPDADYFDEVVVEASKLEPLVACPHSVDNVKPVAEVEGVKVDQAFIGSCTNGRLEDLEQAARILKGRRVHPSVRLIVIPASQRIYLEAAKKGLLEVFIEAGGVVCNPTCGPCLGSHLGILGDGEVCVSSANRNFIGRMGSPKSEVYLASPATVAASAIEGRLADPRKYWRQ, encoded by the coding sequence TTGGGGATGACGGCGACTGAGAAGATACTAGCCAAGGCCTCAGGGCGCCGTGAAGTCTCGCCGGGGGAGATAGTGGTGGCTAAGGTGGACGTGGCCATGATTCACGACTTCACCGGGCCGATGGCGGTCAGGGCGTTTAGGTCTATGAACGCCGCTAGGGTCTGGGACCCCTCGCGGGTCGTAGTTATCTTCGACCACCAAGTACCCGCCAGCACGCTTCAAGCGGCTGAGTTTCATAGGATGCTTAGGGACTTCGTCAAGGAGCAGGGGATAGCGAACTTCTACGACGTGGGCATGGGGGGGATATGCCACCAAGTCCTGCCTGAGGAGGGGTTCGCCGTCCCAGGCTCTGTTATAGTCGGAGCCGACTCGCACACAACGACCTACGGCGCGCTGGGGGCCTTTGCCACAGGGGTGGGCTCGACAGACATGGCAGCCGTACTAGCTACTGGCGAGCTCTGGTTTAGAGTGCCTGAGGCCTTAAAGGTGAGGGCTGAGGGCTTACTTAAGCCCCCCGTGTCGGCCAAGGACCTGGTCTTAGAGGTAGCGAGGCGCATCGGGGTTGACGGAGCCAGCTACATGGCCATGGAGTACAAGGGGGAGGCCGTTGAGGAGATGAGTATCGACGGTAGAATGACGCTCTGCAACATGGCCGTGGAGATGGGGGCTAAGAACGGGATAGTCGAGCCCGACGGGAAGACTGAGGCCTACCTTAAGGGCAGGGCTAGGCTGCCCTACGTAATGGTCCGAAGCGACCCCGACGCTGACTACTTCGACGAGGTCGTCGTGGAGGCCTCGAAGCTCGAGCCCCTGGTGGCTTGCCCACACTCAGTAGATAACGTCAAGCCGGTGGCTGAGGTCGAGGGGGTTAAGGTTGACCAAGCCTTCATAGGCTCGTGCACCAATGGTAGGCTAGAGGACTTAGAGCAGGCCGCTAGGATACTTAAGGGTAGGAGGGTGCATCCGTCAGTTAGGCTCATAGTCATACCTGCCTCTCAGCGCATATACTTAGAGGCCGCTAAGAAGGGGCTGCTAGAAGTATTTATCGAGGCCGGGGGGGTGGTGTGTAATCCTACGTGCGGCCCCTGCCTAGGAAGCCACCTGGGGATCTTAGGGGACGGGGAAGTTTGCGTAAGCTCAGCAAACCGCAACTTCATAGGCAGGATGGGGAGCCCTAAGTCCGAGGTCTACTTAGCTTCACCGGCCACGGTAGCAGCCTCGGCCATAGAGGGGAGGCTAGCTGACCCTAGAAAGTACTGGAGGCAGTGA
- the hypB gene encoding hydrogenase nickel incorporation protein HypB: MNEGGAVREVVVAGEGEVLDVELEEDYLRRNKELAEQNRRLADSLGVRVIDVMGSVGSGKTTLIESVVPRLKDRYRVGIIAGDLTTTIDADRLARLGVPTIQVNTGRECHLDANLVAKALARLDLARLDLVFIENVGNLICPADFELGAHQRVVVFSVTEGPYVVAKHPAIFASADLAVLNKVDLAEAMEVDPDLLLNEVKRLKPSIKAIKASLKKGVGVGEIIEALGLRA, translated from the coding sequence GTGAACGAGGGTGGGGCAGTGAGAGAAGTAGTAGTGGCTGGGGAAGGCGAGGTCTTAGACGTAGAACTAGAGGAAGACTACCTGAGGCGCAATAAGGAGCTAGCTGAGCAAAATCGTAGGCTAGCTGATAGCCTAGGGGTCAGGGTGATCGACGTGATGGGGTCGGTGGGCTCCGGCAAGACTACGCTAATCGAATCAGTGGTCCCGAGGCTCAAGGACAGGTATCGGGTGGGCATTATAGCCGGTGACCTAACGACCACCATAGACGCTGATAGGCTAGCTAGGCTAGGCGTACCGACTATCCAGGTTAACACGGGGAGGGAGTGTCACTTAGACGCTAACCTAGTCGCTAAGGCCCTAGCTAGGCTAGACTTAGCTAGGCTAGACCTAGTCTTCATCGAGAACGTGGGCAACCTCATATGCCCAGCCGACTTTGAGCTAGGCGCCCACCAGAGGGTGGTGGTGTTTAGCGTAACTGAGGGGCCCTACGTCGTGGCCAAGCACCCCGCGATCTTCGCTAGCGCTGACTTAGCCGTCCTCAACAAGGTAGACCTGGCTGAAGCTATGGAGGTAGACCCAGACCTCCTATTAAATGAGGTCAAGAGGCTCAAGCCAAGCATCAAGGCGATAAAGGCAAGCTTAAAGAAGGGAGTAGGGGTGGGTGAAATAATCGAGGCGCTAGGCTTAAGGGCCTAG
- a CDS encoding MFS transporter has translation MHRAASNRWFLSFFPYKMAFGAASVALPLFVVKLGGGVVDVGLVTAASVATSIPASIMWSHLSDRLGRRKAFVSASFLLNALSFLLLARSGMVIELVAYSALQGVFITACTAVSSMIILETFPRARWEREFSLFNLTEGVAWTVGLLLGITSLDTRSLFMLCSLLLLLSFALSLLMVEEPKITLERGPVKVIVPRLHRHFPPLIIHPPTFKGLLKIGKTLRDGLERNLPKYYVGTFVIFLGANLFFTPLPVFMLERGVPEDQIFLIFFLNSSSSTAFYPVVAKLSERLGDRELLIYALCVRCALFLSLAAVAASSPPLPMAHLAAIVLAAIGFTWSIIAVCGKALAPRLSALMEEGRSIGVYNAVTNLGSLMGTFFGGIVVYVCGYALSFTLAAELIALGAILFFLVRVRKPVVEAKLKARK, from the coding sequence TTGCACAGGGCTGCCTCAAACCGCTGGTTCCTTAGCTTCTTCCCCTACAAGATGGCCTTCGGGGCTGCCTCAGTAGCCCTCCCGCTGTTCGTAGTTAAGCTGGGGGGAGGGGTCGTGGACGTTGGGCTAGTTACAGCGGCCTCCGTGGCGACGTCGATCCCAGCCTCGATTATGTGGTCCCACCTCTCAGATAGGTTAGGGAGGCGCAAGGCCTTCGTCAGCGCGTCCTTCCTCCTCAACGCCCTCTCCTTCCTCCTCCTCGCCCGCTCAGGCATGGTCATTGAGCTCGTGGCGTACAGCGCCCTCCAGGGGGTCTTCATAACAGCGTGCACAGCGGTGTCCAGCATGATCATCCTGGAGACCTTCCCAAGGGCTAGGTGGGAGAGGGAGTTTAGCTTGTTCAACCTCACTGAGGGCGTCGCCTGGACCGTAGGGCTACTGCTCGGGATAACTAGCCTAGATACGCGCTCTCTATTCATGCTCTGCTCCCTCCTCTTACTCCTAAGCTTCGCCCTCTCGCTACTAATGGTTGAGGAGCCGAAGATAACCCTTGAGCGCGGCCCGGTGAAGGTAATAGTGCCTAGGCTACACCGCCACTTCCCACCCCTAATCATCCACCCCCCGACGTTCAAGGGGCTGCTTAAGATCGGCAAGACGCTTAGGGACGGGCTGGAGCGCAACTTACCTAAGTACTACGTGGGCACCTTCGTAATCTTCCTCGGGGCCAACCTCTTCTTCACCCCCCTCCCGGTGTTTATGCTGGAGCGGGGGGTGCCTGAAGATCAAATCTTCCTGATATTCTTCCTCAACTCCTCCTCCTCAACGGCCTTCTACCCAGTCGTAGCGAAGCTGTCCGAGAGGCTGGGCGATAGGGAGCTACTCATCTACGCCCTCTGCGTAAGGTGCGCCCTCTTCCTATCTCTAGCCGCGGTAGCGGCCTCCTCCCCTCCCCTCCCCATGGCACACCTGGCCGCCATCGTGCTGGCCGCGATAGGCTTCACGTGGTCCATAATAGCTGTGTGCGGGAAGGCGCTCGCGCCTAGGCTATCAGCGCTGATGGAGGAGGGTAGGAGCATAGGGGTGTACAACGCGGTGACTAACCTAGGCAGCTTAATGGGCACCTTCTTCGGGGGGATCGTCGTCTACGTATGCGGCTACGCTCTATCCTTCACCCTCGCCGCTGAGCTAATAGCGCTCGGGGCCATCCTCTTCTTCCTAGTTAGAGTGAGGAAGCCGGTGGTTGAAGCTAAGCTAAAGGCCCGTAAGTAG
- a CDS encoding DNA-directed RNA polymerase subunit M: MEFCPNCGKLLTPSSGKEEVVLACKVCGYAKPIDRAQRKYVWTERVNSAKRRKAVVVVTSPALEKHKKEERELAQEYYEVFLEAFTEAGEAGED; this comes from the coding sequence ATGGAGTTCTGTCCTAACTGCGGTAAGCTGCTAACCCCCTCCTCAGGTAAGGAAGAGGTCGTCCTCGCCTGCAAGGTGTGCGGCTATGCTAAGCCTATCGATAGGGCGCAGAGGAAGTACGTATGGACTGAGCGCGTAAATAGCGCTAAGCGTAGGAAAGCGGTAGTCGTAGTGACCTCCCCTGCGCTCGAGAAGCATAAAAAAGAGGAGCGCGAGCTAGCTCAAGAGTACTACGAGGTCTTCCTCGAGGCCTTCACCGAGGCTGGGGAGGCTGGGGAAGACTAG
- a CDS encoding Hsp20/alpha crystallin family protein, with the protein MRRRRGIFDRIEELFDRIEELFRPSWDLERCYLEPLIDVEEREDYVVVTADLPCVERKEDIRLDVTEDSLVLEAYMARGFRLDRWGTVQREVEFKSFKKVVRLPAKVDPEGARATFKNGILRVLLPKKVERYVIRVE; encoded by the coding sequence ATGCGGAGGCGCAGGGGTATCTTCGATAGGATCGAGGAGCTCTTCGATAGGATCGAGGAGCTCTTCAGGCCTAGCTGGGACCTTGAGAGGTGCTACTTAGAGCCGCTCATAGACGTCGAGGAGAGGGAGGACTACGTCGTGGTCACAGCGGACCTCCCCTGCGTAGAGCGCAAGGAGGACATTAGGCTGGACGTAACTGAGGACTCGCTTGTCTTAGAGGCGTACATGGCTAGGGGCTTTAGGCTAGATAGGTGGGGGACGGTTCAACGGGAGGTAGAGTTCAAGTCGTTTAAGAAGGTGGTTAGGCTACCGGCTAAGGTAGACCCTGAGGGGGCTAGGGCCACCTTTAAGAACGGAATACTACGCGTGCTTCTCCCTAAGAAGGTGGAGCGCTACGTAATTAGAGTCGAGTGA
- a CDS encoding proteasome assembly chaperone family protein: MTSEVEVVESARLEVEGARAIEGLPDVGLVGAIATSYLVETLGVDEVAYVDSELLPPVMVLHKGRLKSPVRIHASGDLLLLVSEIAIPVEVLPTLVKALTSWFKEKHVELMISLGGIPVPNRLDIETPAVYGVPNSDEAARLLRERGVEVMEEGFIAGAYALFLKEALRHSIPALALLAQSYLQYPDPGAAAATIEALGKIIGRRFDVKSLLEKAEEIRLKARDLMKQARAAMLGMQKARESEVPLMYT, from the coding sequence ATGACCAGCGAAGTCGAGGTCGTGGAGTCTGCGCGCCTCGAAGTCGAGGGGGCTAGGGCGATCGAGGGGCTCCCGGACGTAGGGCTCGTGGGCGCCATAGCCACCTCTTACCTAGTAGAGACCCTGGGCGTAGATGAAGTAGCCTACGTAGATTCTGAGCTCCTCCCCCCGGTAATGGTGCTCCACAAGGGGAGGCTTAAGAGCCCCGTTAGGATCCACGCCTCAGGCGACTTGCTACTGCTAGTCTCCGAGATAGCCATCCCCGTCGAGGTGCTACCCACGCTGGTTAAGGCCTTAACGTCGTGGTTTAAAGAGAAGCACGTAGAGCTAATGATATCCCTGGGCGGGATACCTGTCCCCAATAGGCTGGACATCGAGACCCCGGCCGTCTACGGCGTCCCTAACAGCGACGAGGCCGCTAGGCTTCTTAGGGAGAGGGGGGTAGAGGTGATGGAGGAGGGCTTCATAGCCGGCGCCTACGCCCTTTTCTTAAAGGAGGCCCTGAGGCACTCAATACCAGCCTTAGCCCTCTTAGCTCAAAGCTACCTCCAGTACCCAGACCCAGGGGCTGCGGCGGCCACTATAGAGGCCCTGGGCAAGATTATAGGAAGGAGGTTCGACGTCAAGTCCCTCCTAGAGAAGGCTGAGGAAATTAGGCTGAAGGCTAGGGACCTCATGAAGCAGGCCAGGGCAGCCATGCTGGGGATGCAGAAGGCTAGAGAGAGCGAGGTCCCGTTAATGTACACGTAG
- a CDS encoding metallophosphoesterase family protein yields the protein MASDLHRALSWLRRAISYAEERGIGTFIYCGDLQSVEAARVLASFKGRSLAVPGNMDSYEELEALEEAGVSIHGRAVEHGGYLFAGAGGLGFREALNSLRDCLTRDPQRLVLVTHHPPKGLRVDLAMSLVHAGSLALRDFIVERRPVACLCGHIHEARGVDWLNDTLVVNPGPLARGCAAVVDLERREAELIEL from the coding sequence GTGGCCTCCGACCTACATAGGGCCTTGTCGTGGCTTAGGAGGGCTATAAGCTACGCAGAGGAGCGCGGAATAGGCACCTTCATCTACTGCGGGGACCTTCAGAGCGTCGAGGCGGCTAGGGTGCTCGCTAGCTTTAAGGGTAGGTCTCTCGCCGTCCCAGGGAACATGGATAGCTACGAGGAGCTTGAAGCCCTGGAGGAGGCTGGGGTCAGCATCCACGGCAGGGCGGTGGAGCACGGTGGCTACTTATTCGCAGGCGCAGGGGGGCTGGGCTTTAGGGAGGCCCTGAACTCTCTACGCGACTGCCTTACGCGCGATCCTCAGAGGCTAGTGTTAGTGACCCATCATCCACCCAAGGGGCTAAGGGTGGACTTAGCCATGAGCCTGGTTCACGCCGGCAGCTTAGCTCTAAGGGACTTCATAGTAGAGAGGAGGCCTGTAGCCTGCCTCTGCGGGCACATCCATGAAGCTAGGGGCGTAGACTGGCTTAACGATACCCTGGTGGTTAACCCTGGGCCGCTAGCTAGGGGGTGTGCCGCCGTAGTGGACCTTGAGCGTAGGGAAGCCGAGCTCATTGAGCTGTAG
- a CDS encoding NUDIX hydrolase, which translates to MRRSPTLTVDVVIFYEGGLVLVKRGREPFKGCWAIPGGVVEYGESVEQAAVREALEETGLSVELVDLVGVYSEPERDPRGHFVSVAFLARAIGGAPRASGDAASVAIFSEPPPNLAFDHSKILDDALRKASALGLWRKPTRDHAPSAPWGL; encoded by the coding sequence GTGCGTAGGTCACCTACGCTAACGGTAGACGTGGTCATCTTCTACGAGGGGGGCCTTGTTCTAGTTAAGCGTGGGAGGGAGCCGTTTAAGGGATGCTGGGCCATCCCTGGAGGGGTGGTTGAGTATGGCGAGAGCGTTGAGCAGGCCGCGGTTAGAGAAGCGCTAGAGGAAACTGGCCTAAGCGTAGAGCTCGTAGACTTAGTTGGAGTGTACTCTGAGCCCGAGAGAGACCCTAGGGGGCACTTTGTGTCCGTGGCGTTCTTAGCTAGGGCGATAGGAGGGGCGCCGAGGGCCTCTGGAGACGCAGCTAGCGTAGCTATCTTCAGCGAGCCTCCGCCCAACCTAGCCTTCGACCACTCCAAGATACTCGACGACGCTCTGCGCAAGGCCTCAGCCCTCGGCCTCTGGAGGAAGCCTACGCGCGACCACGCTCCCTCGGCTCCTTGGGGGCTATGA
- a CDS encoding ZPR1 zinc finger domain-containing protein has protein sequence MELPVSQRYRLPCPMCGVDLEVVDVYYDVPLFGKAVLTSMTCRGCGYRRSDVFSLEERPPCRHELKVEGPEDLSVRVVRSSTATITIPELGIEIRPGLLAEGFVSNVEGVLRRVEAILEQLLRDSEAPEDERVRRVLEEVRMAAEGRRAFSLVIEDPCGNSFIAPKEPRERGRA, from the coding sequence GTGGAGCTGCCCGTTAGCCAGCGGTACAGGCTCCCATGCCCTATGTGCGGCGTAGACCTAGAGGTGGTCGACGTGTACTACGACGTCCCGCTCTTCGGCAAGGCCGTCCTCACCTCCATGACCTGTCGGGGCTGCGGTTATAGGAGGAGTGATGTATTCAGCCTCGAGGAGAGGCCTCCGTGCCGCCATGAACTTAAAGTAGAGGGCCCTGAGGACTTGAGCGTAAGGGTAGTTAGGTCGTCTACAGCCACCATAACCATCCCTGAGCTGGGCATTGAGATAAGGCCGGGGCTCCTAGCTGAGGGCTTCGTGTCGAACGTAGAGGGCGTACTACGCCGCGTCGAGGCTATCTTAGAGCAGCTCCTAAGAGACTCTGAGGCCCCTGAGGACGAGAGGGTCAGGAGGGTGCTAGAGGAGGTTAGGATGGCGGCTGAGGGCAGGCGGGCGTTCAGCTTAGTAATTGAGGACCCCTGCGGGAATAGCTTCATAGCCCCCAAGGAGCCGAGGGAGCGTGGTCGCGCGTAG